In Tiliqua scincoides isolate rTilSci1 chromosome 1, rTilSci1.hap2, whole genome shotgun sequence, the following are encoded in one genomic region:
- the TANK gene encoding TRAF family member-associated NF-kappa-B activator isoform X2, whose amino-acid sequence MDKNIAEQQLNKAYEAFRQACMDKDSAVKELKLKTDSYEKQIREQQKQITLLTNMVTKRNSQLTSLSANRVNAHDQVPVLEDSETRRNGTLLNLNVDQLHEKLKSALQREKLLKEQLENASVKLRQTEEASNIKEKKYESIIAVKEDEIRHLKEIVNFMPVPSYEKEVRSEKHASPRQELSPGAFAAAPFERDELETVFWEMKEEFHRIRALAKAQTDQLSKFNLRREPVTEIPFSKPIQCTDEQADDLGNPWVKKDPSRDVSHFPSITPRGVGQDEEENSVESLSKLNVKFPPTDNDSAFLQSAPDTSPIPCTVLTENLLQNQQFNREPGDQAVNFSEVSCNLFDEHGADSIASPLHNLSPASKTKPSAHSNTLVQSPLEKAPCFKSHFLYNFGTTMFPKQNVPEINFPSSEANERTVGAPQQPLWKPYHTQDNDNDLLALPSTDSELDQPGICEFCQKVFPPSLTSREDFLRHLNSHFNLKS is encoded by the exons ATGGATAAAAATATTGCAGAGCAGCAGCTTAATAAGGCCTATGAAGCCTTCCGGCAGGCATGTATGGATAAAGACTCTGCTGTGAAAGAACTAAAGTTAAAG ACAGACAGCTATGAAAAGCAAATACGTGAACAACAGAAACAAATCACACTTCTAACGAATATGGTTACAAAACGCAATTCACAGTTGACTTCTTTGAGTGCTAACAGAG TTAATGCACATGATCAAGTTCCTGTACTGGAAGACAGTGAAACAAGAAGAAATGGTACCTTGTTAAACTTGAATGTTGATCAGCTTCATGAAAAGTTGAAATCGGCATTACAAAGAGAGAAACTTTTAAAG GAACAATTGGAGAATGCAAGTGTAAAATTAAGACAAACAGAAGAAGCAAGCAATAtaaaggaaaagaaatatgagTCCATTATTGCCGTCAAAGAAGATGAAATAAGGCATCTGAAAGAAATAGTAAATTTTATGCCAGTACCAAGCTATGAAAAAGAG GTAAGGAGTGAAAAACATGCTTCGCCTAGGCAGGAATTATCTCCAGGGGCCTTTGCCGCAGCTCCCTTTGAAAG GGACGAACTTGAAACTGTGTTCTGGGAAATGAAGGAAGAATTTCATCGAATACGCGCACTAGCAAAAGCACAGACGGACCAGCTGAGTAAATTTAACCTACGGAGAGAACCTGTAACTG AAATTCCATTCTCCAAGCCCATCCAGTGCACTGATGAGCAAGCAGATGATCTTGGTAATCCTTGGGTCAAGAAGGATCCAAGCAGAGATGTTTCACATTTCCCATCTATTACACCAAGAGGAGTCGGCCAGGATGAGGAAGAGAACTCTGTAGAATCACTTTCTAAACTGAATGTCAAGTTCCCACCTACCGACAATGACTCTGCTTTCTTGCAGAGCGCGCCAGATACTTCGCCGATCCCATGCACTGTGTTGACTGAAAACTTACTTCAGAATCAGCAGTTTAATAGAGAGCCAGGAGACCAGGCTGTGAACTTCAGTGAGGTGTCATGTAACTTGTTTGATGAGCATGGTGCTGACTCTATTGCATCACCTCTGCATAACCTGTCTCCTGCTAGCAAAACTAAACCCTCAGCCCACTCAAACACACTCGTACAGAGCCCTCTGGAAAAAGCTCCATGTTTTAAGTCACATTTCTTATACAACTTTGGAACCACTATGTTCCCGAAGCAAAATGTCCCTGAAATAAACTTTCCATCTTCAGAAGCTAATGAGAGAACTGTTGGAGCTCCTCAGCAG CCACTTTGGAAACCATATCACACTCAAGACAATGACAATGACTTATTGGCACTTCCTTCTACAGACTCAGAACTCGATCAGCCCGGAATATGTGAATTCTGTCAGAAAGTTTTCCCACCATCTCTTACATCCAGGGAAGACTTTCTGAGGCATCTGAATTCACACTTCAACTTGAAGTCTTAG